A portion of the Bubalus kerabau isolate K-KA32 ecotype Philippines breed swamp buffalo chromosome 1, PCC_UOA_SB_1v2, whole genome shotgun sequence genome contains these proteins:
- the LOC129643609 gene encoding LOW QUALITY PROTEIN: apolipoprotein L3-like (The sequence of the model RefSeq protein was modified relative to this genomic sequence to represent the inferred CDS: inserted 1 base in 1 codon) yields MLLRKVNFNHLYSIPFTSHHSLFESSIFIFLSREPKLYKDVFEYVQKSLSLEELQFLLTEDKPWEKFVTEADLSREEADVLHEYLIKLQTDLSRDDQDRVQKYQQEKERFLKEFPQVKQELKENIKKLRELADNVDKVHRDYTISXASGALSILGVVLAPFTVGLSLGLSATGIGLGAAAAVTGNSTMVVEGVNLYSLVKNAQDVQERAKTASAENMRQKARELEKELEKLTWI; encoded by the exons ATGCTGCTCAGAAAGGTAAACTTTAACCACTTATACTCGATACCATTTACATCACACCATAGTTTATTCGaatcttcaatttttattttcctgtctaGAGAGCCAAAGCTTTATAAGGATGTCTTTGAGTATGTCCAGAAGAGTCTGAGTTTGGAAGAACTGCAATTCCTGCTCACTGAAGACAAACCCTGGGAGAAATTTGTGACCGAGGCCGATTTGTCCAG GGAAGAGGCAGATGTACTCCATGAATATCTGATCAAGCTGCAAACAGACTTGTCCAGGGACGACCAAGACAGGGTCCAAAAATACCAGCAGGAAAAGGAGAGGTTTTTGAAGGAGTTTCCTCAGGTAAAACAGGAGCTGAAGGAGAACATCAAAAAGCTCCGTGAGCTCGCCGACAATGTTGACAAGGTTCACAGGGACTACACCATCT AGGCATCTGGTGCCCTGAGCATCCTTGGCGTGGTTCTGGCACCCTTTACAGTAGGCCTCAGTCTGGGACTCTCAGCCACTGGAATAGGGCTGGGAGCAGCAGCTGCTGTAACAGGTAATTCCACCATGGTGGTAGAAGGTGTAAACCTGTACTCCCTGGTGAAAAATGCACAGGACGTGCAGGAGAGGGCAAAGACAGCATCGGCTGAGAACATGAGGCAGAAAGCCCGGGAGCTGGAGAAGGAGTTGGAGAAGCTCACCTGGATCTAG